One genomic segment of Amycolatopsis sp. Hca4 includes these proteins:
- a CDS encoding glycosyltransferase, with protein MPGKTATPAPTTGAAAETRFTEHTPQGRLTAQRGLYAGPAPIVSKDLYAELEWGAAVRDRASITLEPASKVSGNTYFGRFPASYWQRWTTVTEVSVEAVVTGTGLLSMGASDVEGEPRVVAAEQVKDAKQAKVSLTGKLDKFYDGGALWLDLETEGGQTLRVEQVRWTVEAPEKIRPTAVTICTMNRADDCLKNLQALAADVSSLETLDAIYVADQGTDLVESRDGFEQVAKDLGDKLHYIKQPNLGGAGGFTRGLFEVAGHTATEHANVLFMDDDVLLEPDLVIRMTAFSNRAANPIIVGGQMLNLFHPNQLHVGAEYARLNTLEPGQPVEHSLSTADLLGVDEETLKPNRQERRLDAGYNGWWSCLIPYEVVQATGYPLPFFFQWDDAEYSYRARAHGFPTVTLPGAGVWHADFHMKDWDEWHRYFNLRNSIITAALHSPFNLNLLSRVLIAQLVRYLLGMQYGLSATLIKAVEDFLKGPEVLRDGGVEAMKEIRRIRDDYPETKRHKATDVPGIASNDIGIINSAPRPSMQRLVLIKRVLDRVLGRSRFGLGAVPIDEANWWHIALFDTAVVTDASQEGVRVRSYDRVKMFALAKQGARVIQRLRKEGAAVQEQYKRAMPELTSRENWKRLYKL; from the coding sequence ATGCCCGGTAAGACAGCCACCCCGGCGCCGACCACCGGCGCGGCCGCCGAGACGCGGTTCACCGAGCACACTCCGCAGGGCCGCCTGACGGCGCAGCGCGGGCTCTACGCCGGCCCGGCGCCGATCGTCAGCAAGGACCTGTACGCCGAGCTCGAGTGGGGCGCGGCCGTGCGGGACCGTGCGTCGATCACGCTCGAGCCCGCCTCCAAGGTGTCCGGCAACACGTACTTCGGCCGGTTCCCGGCCAGCTACTGGCAGCGCTGGACGACGGTGACCGAGGTCTCGGTCGAGGCGGTCGTCACCGGTACCGGCCTGCTGTCCATGGGCGCCTCCGACGTCGAGGGCGAGCCCCGCGTGGTGGCCGCCGAGCAGGTCAAGGACGCCAAGCAGGCGAAGGTGTCGCTGACCGGCAAGCTGGACAAGTTCTACGACGGCGGCGCGCTCTGGCTCGACCTCGAGACCGAGGGCGGCCAGACGCTGCGCGTCGAGCAGGTCCGCTGGACGGTCGAGGCCCCGGAGAAGATCCGCCCGACCGCGGTGACCATCTGCACGATGAACCGCGCCGACGACTGCCTGAAGAACCTGCAGGCCCTCGCCGCGGACGTCTCCTCGCTGGAGACCCTGGACGCCATCTACGTCGCCGACCAGGGCACCGACCTCGTCGAGTCCCGCGACGGCTTCGAGCAGGTCGCCAAGGACCTCGGCGACAAGCTGCACTACATCAAGCAGCCGAACCTCGGCGGCGCCGGCGGCTTCACCCGCGGCCTGTTCGAGGTGGCCGGGCACACCGCGACCGAGCACGCGAACGTCCTGTTCATGGACGACGACGTGCTGCTCGAGCCGGACCTGGTGATCCGGATGACGGCGTTCTCGAACCGCGCCGCCAACCCGATCATCGTCGGCGGCCAGATGCTCAACCTGTTCCACCCGAACCAGCTGCACGTCGGCGCCGAGTACGCGCGGCTCAACACGCTCGAGCCCGGCCAGCCGGTCGAGCACTCGCTGTCCACCGCCGACCTGCTCGGCGTGGACGAGGAGACGCTGAAGCCGAACCGCCAGGAGCGCCGCCTCGACGCCGGCTACAACGGCTGGTGGTCGTGCCTGATCCCCTACGAGGTGGTCCAGGCCACCGGCTACCCGCTGCCGTTCTTCTTCCAGTGGGACGACGCCGAGTACTCCTACCGGGCCCGCGCGCACGGCTTCCCGACCGTCACCCTGCCGGGTGCGGGCGTGTGGCACGCGGACTTCCACATGAAGGACTGGGACGAGTGGCACCGGTACTTCAACCTGCGCAACTCGATCATCACCGCCGCGCTGCACTCGCCGTTCAACCTGAACCTGCTTTCGCGGGTGCTGATCGCGCAGCTGGTGCGCTACCTGCTCGGCATGCAGTACGGCCTGTCGGCGACGCTGATCAAGGCCGTCGAGGACTTCCTCAAGGGCCCGGAAGTCCTGCGTGACGGCGGGGTCGAGGCGATGAAGGAGATCCGCCGGATCCGCGACGACTACCCGGAGACCAAGCGCCACAAGGCGACCGACGTCCCGGGCATCGCGTCCAACGACATCGGCATCATCAACAGCGCGCCGCGGCCCAGCATGCAGCGCCTGGTGCTGATCAAGCGGGTGCTCGACCGGGTGCTCGGCCGCAGCCGCTTCGGGCTCGGCGCGGTGCCGATCGACGAGGCCAACTGGTGGCACATCGCGCTGTTCGACACGGCCGTCGTCACCGACGCGAGCCAGGAGGGCGTCCGCGTCCGCTCCTACGACCGGGTGAAGATGTTCGCGCTGGCCAAGCAGGGCGCGCGGGTCATCCAGCGGCTGCGCAAGGAAGGCGCGGCTGTGCAGGAGCAGTACAAGCGGGCCATGCCGGAGCTCACCTCGCGGGAGAACTGGAAGCGCCTGTACAAGCTCTGA
- a CDS encoding GtrA family protein translates to MVATDPQADVAAAQSSPGLLGQLIRFALIGGLCALVDLGTYTLLTQVAGMATSPWVDIARAISFIVGTTTAFFLNRKFTFAGGRRDGKAQIGSFVLLYTVTFFVAVGVNQLALQVLPESAWQHTLCWAVSQATATVINFVMLKWVVFREPSTKEN, encoded by the coding sequence GTGGTGGCGACCGATCCGCAAGCCGACGTAGCGGCTGCGCAGTCCTCCCCGGGACTGCTGGGCCAGCTCATCCGCTTTGCCCTGATCGGGGGCTTGTGCGCCCTCGTCGACCTGGGCACCTACACGCTGTTGACGCAGGTGGCGGGGATGGCCACCTCACCGTGGGTCGACATCGCCCGCGCTATCTCTTTCATCGTGGGCACGACCACGGCGTTCTTCCTCAACCGGAAGTTCACCTTCGCCGGCGGGCGCCGCGACGGGAAGGCGCAGATCGGCTCGTTCGTCCTGCTCTACACCGTGACGTTCTTCGTCGCGGTCGGGGTGAACCAGCTGGCGCTGCAGGTGCTGCCGGAGTCCGCGTGGCAGCACACACTGTGCTGGGCGGTGTCGCAGGCCACCGCCACCGTGATCAATTTCGTGATGCTGAAGTGGGTCGTTTTCCGCGAGCCGTCGACCAAGGAGAACTGA
- a CDS encoding FAD-binding oxidoreductase produces MGWARTAPTTADVLTTADVEEIARAVAHAGARGVIARGLGRSYGDPAQNAGGLVVDMTALNRIHSIDPDSALVDVDAGVSLDQLMREALPYGLWVPVLPGTRQVTIGGAIANDIHGKNHHSAGSFGNHVVSMDLITADGQIRTLTPEGPDAELFWATVAGIGLTGIIVRAKIRMTKTETAYFLADNERTNNLDETLELVSNGSDDNYTYSSAWFDTISTGAKLGRAAFGRGSLAKLDELPPKLRANPLKFDAPQLATLPDVFPNGLANKLTFGAIGELYYRKTPKAARGVIQNLTAFYHPLDMFGEWNRAYGSKGFLQYQFSTPLNAHEPLRNIVKKIAESGHVSFLNVFKRMGEGNAAPLSFPHPGWMVCVDFPIKDGLSRFCQELDEDVLELGGRLYTAKDSRTSPETFAKMYPRLEEWRKVRASIDPEGVFASDMSRRLEL; encoded by the coding sequence ATGGGCTGGGCGCGGACCGCACCGACCACGGCCGACGTGCTGACCACCGCCGACGTCGAGGAGATCGCGCGCGCCGTCGCCCACGCGGGTGCACGCGGCGTGATCGCGCGCGGCCTCGGCCGGTCCTACGGTGACCCGGCGCAGAACGCCGGCGGCCTGGTCGTCGACATGACGGCGCTGAACCGGATCCACTCGATCGACCCGGACAGCGCGCTCGTCGACGTCGACGCCGGGGTCAGCCTCGACCAGCTGATGCGCGAGGCGCTGCCGTACGGCCTGTGGGTCCCGGTGCTGCCGGGCACGCGCCAGGTGACGATCGGCGGCGCGATCGCCAACGACATCCACGGCAAGAACCACCACAGCGCGGGCAGCTTCGGCAACCACGTCGTGTCGATGGACCTGATCACCGCCGACGGGCAGATCCGCACGCTGACGCCGGAGGGCCCGGACGCCGAGCTGTTCTGGGCGACCGTGGCCGGCATCGGCCTGACCGGCATCATCGTCCGGGCGAAGATCCGGATGACGAAGACGGAGACCGCGTACTTCCTCGCGGACAACGAGCGCACGAACAACCTGGACGAGACGCTCGAGCTGGTCAGCAACGGCTCCGACGACAACTACACGTACTCGTCGGCGTGGTTCGACACGATCTCCACCGGCGCGAAGCTGGGCCGCGCCGCCTTCGGCCGCGGCTCGCTCGCGAAGCTGGACGAACTGCCGCCGAAGCTGCGCGCGAACCCGCTGAAGTTCGACGCCCCGCAGCTGGCAACGCTCCCGGACGTCTTCCCGAACGGCCTGGCGAACAAGCTGACGTTCGGCGCCATCGGCGAGCTGTACTACCGCAAGACGCCGAAGGCGGCCCGCGGCGTGATCCAGAACCTGACGGCCTTCTACCACCCGCTCGACATGTTCGGCGAGTGGAACCGGGCCTACGGCTCGAAGGGCTTCCTGCAGTACCAGTTCTCGACGCCGCTCAACGCGCACGAGCCGCTGCGGAACATCGTGAAGAAGATCGCCGAGTCGGGGCACGTGTCCTTCCTCAACGTCTTCAAGCGGATGGGCGAGGGCAACGCGGCGCCGCTGTCGTTCCCGCACCCGGGCTGGATGGTCTGCGTCGACTTCCCGATCAAGGACGGCCTGAGCCGGTTCTGCCAGGAGCTCGACGAAGACGTCCTGGAACTGGGCGGCCGGCTGTACACGGCGAAGGACTCGCGCACCTCGCCCGAGACGTTCGCGAAGATGTACCCGCGCCTCGAAGAGTGGCGCAAGGTGCGCGCTTCCATCGACCCCGAAGGCGTTTTCGCCTCTGACATGAGCCGGAGGCTCGAACTGTGA
- a CDS encoding decaprenylphospho-beta-D-erythro-pentofuranosid-2-ulose 2-reductase — protein MIDAVGNPQSLLLLGGTSDIALAIAEKYLAEKPLRVVLAARPSPRLEAAAQRLKDRGAEVSTVDFEAADTASHPAVLAKAFEGGDIDVAVVAFGLLGDPEEVWQDHAKAVELATVNYTAAVSVGVALSEKLKEQGHGTVIALSSVAGERVRRSNFVYGSTKAGFDGFYLGLGEALAPFGVKVTVVRPGHVKTKMTEGLKDAPLAQTAPQVAEIAVGAARAGKELVWAPAQFRLVMSALRHVPRPIFRKLPI, from the coding sequence GTGATCGACGCGGTGGGCAACCCCCAGTCCCTGCTCCTGCTCGGCGGCACGTCCGACATCGCGCTGGCGATCGCCGAGAAGTACCTGGCCGAGAAGCCGCTGCGGGTCGTGCTCGCGGCCCGGCCGTCGCCCCGCCTGGAGGCGGCGGCCCAGCGCCTGAAGGACCGCGGCGCCGAGGTGTCCACAGTGGACTTCGAGGCGGCGGACACGGCATCGCACCCGGCTGTGCTGGCCAAGGCGTTCGAGGGCGGCGACATCGACGTGGCGGTGGTGGCGTTCGGCCTGCTCGGCGACCCGGAAGAGGTCTGGCAGGACCACGCGAAGGCGGTGGAACTGGCCACGGTGAACTACACGGCGGCGGTGTCGGTCGGGGTCGCGTTGTCGGAGAAGCTTAAGGAGCAGGGTCACGGCACGGTGATCGCGCTGTCGTCGGTGGCGGGCGAGCGCGTTCGCCGGTCGAACTTCGTGTATGGCTCGACGAAGGCCGGTTTCGACGGGTTCTACCTGGGTCTCGGTGAGGCGCTGGCGCCGTTCGGGGTGAAGGTGACGGTCGTCCGGCCGGGGCACGTGAAGACGAAGATGACCGAGGGGCTCAAGGACGCCCCGCTGGCGCAGACGGCTCCGCAGGTCGCGGAGATCGCGGTGGGGGCGGCTCGGGCTGGTAAGGAGCTGGTGTGGGCGCCGGCGCAGTTCCGGCTGGTGATGTCGGCGCTGCGGCACGTTCCTCGGCCGATCTTCCGGAAGCTGCCGATCTGA
- a CDS encoding decaprenyl-phosphate phosphoribosyltransferase: MSETTEQRSSDEPAVTPEAGAAVETTASRGPFGLVGGVIKTARPRQWVKNVLVFAAPFFAFSKSTDRTGLLIDAIIAFVAFSLVASSVYLINDAIDVEADRAHPTKRNRPIAAGIVPVPVAYGAAVVFFLAGLAVSFAASWQLAVVLGVYEAVQLGYCFGLKHQPVVDLAIVGSGFLMRSIAGGVAGGIALSQWFLLVTAFGSLFMVAGKRYAEIMLFERTGAKIRSSLKKYSASYLRFVWATSAAILIMSYCLWAFEIRQTEHNSVWALISMVPFLVAVLRYAVDVDGGIAGEPEEIALKDRILQVLGATWVITLFLAFYL, from the coding sequence ATGAGCGAAACGACCGAGCAGCGCAGCAGCGACGAACCTGCCGTGACTCCCGAGGCCGGCGCCGCCGTCGAGACGACGGCGTCCCGGGGGCCGTTCGGCCTGGTCGGCGGCGTCATCAAGACGGCGCGGCCACGGCAGTGGGTGAAGAACGTCCTGGTCTTCGCGGCCCCGTTCTTCGCGTTCTCGAAGTCGACCGACCGCACCGGTCTCCTGATCGACGCGATCATCGCCTTCGTGGCGTTCTCGCTGGTGGCGAGCTCGGTCTACCTCATCAACGACGCCATCGACGTCGAGGCCGACCGCGCCCACCCGACCAAGCGCAACCGCCCGATCGCGGCCGGGATCGTCCCGGTCCCGGTCGCGTACGGGGCCGCGGTCGTGTTCTTCCTGGCCGGCCTCGCCGTGTCGTTCGCGGCGAGCTGGCAGCTGGCGGTCGTGCTGGGCGTCTACGAGGCGGTCCAGCTCGGCTACTGCTTCGGCCTGAAGCACCAGCCGGTGGTCGACCTGGCCATCGTCGGCTCGGGCTTCCTGATGCGCTCCATCGCCGGCGGCGTGGCGGGCGGCATCGCGCTGTCCCAGTGGTTCCTGCTGGTCACGGCGTTCGGCTCGCTGTTCATGGTGGCGGGCAAGCGCTACGCGGAGATCATGCTGTTCGAGCGCACCGGCGCGAAGATCCGCTCGTCGCTGAAGAAGTATTCGGCGAGCTACCTGCGGTTCGTCTGGGCGACGTCGGCGGCGATCCTGATCATGTCGTACTGCCTGTGGGCGTTCGAGATCCGCCAGACCGAGCACAACTCGGTGTGGGCGCTGATCTCGATGGTCCCGTTCCTGGTGGCGGTCCTGCGCTACGCGGTCGACGTCGACGGCGGCATCGCGGGCGAGCCGGAGGAGATCGCGCTCAAGGACCGCATCCTGCAGGTGCTGGGCGCGACCTGGGTGATCACCCTGTTCCTGGCGTTCTACCTGTGA
- the glf gene encoding UDP-galactopyranose mutase, with protein sequence MSAHTNPAKITEDDFAGYDLVVVGSGFFGLTVAERAAAELGKKVLVLERRSHIGGNAYSEPDPETGIEVHKYGAHLFHTSNKRVWEYVNRFTEFTNYQHRVFARVKDQVYSFPMNLALINQFFGKSHTPDEARELIAKQSSEFETANAQNLEEKAISLIGRPLYEAFIKGYTAKQWENDPKNLGENIITRLPVRYNFDNRYFNDTYEGLPVNGYTAWLEKMAEHENIEIRLNVDYFDVREHIPAGTPTVYTGPLDRYFGYSAGRFTWRTVDFESEVAETGDFQGTSVVNYNDQEVPYTRIIEFRHFHPERDYPKDKTVIFREYSRFAGEDDEPYYPINTPDNREKLEAYRELAKTEAREKNVLFGGRLGTYKYLDMHMAIGSALSAFDNKIAPHLTDGAPLDGSLDA encoded by the coding sequence GTGAGCGCGCACACGAACCCCGCCAAGATTACTGAAGACGATTTCGCAGGTTACGACCTCGTCGTCGTCGGGTCCGGCTTCTTCGGCCTGACGGTCGCCGAACGGGCCGCGGCCGAGCTGGGCAAGAAGGTCCTCGTCCTCGAGCGACGCAGCCACATCGGCGGCAACGCGTACTCGGAGCCCGACCCGGAGACCGGGATCGAGGTGCACAAGTACGGGGCGCACCTGTTCCACACCTCGAACAAGCGCGTCTGGGAGTACGTCAACCGGTTCACCGAGTTCACCAACTACCAGCACCGCGTCTTCGCGCGGGTCAAGGACCAGGTCTACTCGTTCCCGATGAACCTGGCCCTGATCAACCAGTTCTTCGGCAAGTCGCACACCCCGGACGAAGCGCGCGAGCTGATCGCGAAGCAGTCCTCGGAGTTCGAGACGGCCAACGCGCAGAACCTCGAGGAGAAGGCGATCTCGCTGATCGGCCGTCCCCTCTACGAGGCGTTCATCAAGGGCTACACCGCGAAGCAGTGGGAGAACGACCCCAAGAACCTGGGCGAGAACATCATCACGCGCCTCCCGGTCCGCTACAACTTCGACAACCGGTACTTCAACGACACCTACGAAGGCCTGCCCGTCAACGGGTACACCGCGTGGCTCGAGAAGATGGCCGAGCACGAGAACATCGAGATCCGGCTGAACGTCGACTACTTCGACGTCCGCGAGCACATCCCCGCGGGCACGCCGACCGTCTACACCGGGCCGCTGGACCGCTACTTCGGCTACTCGGCGGGCCGGTTCACCTGGCGCACCGTCGACTTCGAGTCCGAGGTGGCCGAGACCGGCGACTTCCAGGGCACCTCGGTCGTCAACTACAACGACCAGGAAGTCCCCTACACCCGGATCATCGAGTTCCGGCACTTCCACCCGGAGCGGGACTACCCGAAGGACAAGACGGTCATCTTCCGCGAGTACTCGCGCTTCGCGGGCGAGGACGACGAGCCGTACTACCCGATCAACACGCCGGACAACCGCGAGAAGCTCGAGGCCTACCGCGAGCTCGCCAAGACCGAGGCGCGCGAGAAGAACGTGCTGTTCGGCGGCCGGCTGGGCACCTACAAGTACCTCGACATGCACATGGCGATCGGTTCGGCGCTGTCGGCGTTCGACAACAAGATCGCCCCGCATCTGACCGACGGTGCGCCGCTCGACGGGTCCCTCGATGCTTGA
- a CDS encoding DUF6541 family protein, with translation MPAPEDFWSYFGAVATYLAVLAVPGGVVGWAAGLRGWALAGLAPLLSYAITGLAGPWLAIAHVPYGPLSVAAVTLLLAAVLHGLRRLATVRGRLTPDAGGPPWTRRAHLAVAACVTTAVAVSIVVVVSGRGGTTAVFQRWDTVFHANGIRYIAETGDGSLTGMGTINWYPDGSFYPNAYHLAGALVYQLSGTSIPVTLNAVTMPIAGLFALAMAALVRQLGGRAVFAGSAALVAGGATTGAYESVSSGLLPFALGIVLTPLAVVALQRFLARPGVDTGAVLALSATGLLAAHSSALFGALLFAFPLVVQRWYRVVRGRRVDGAGEGTRAWRVVGGDVLRMLPVMVFAGLLSAPMILGAIGFTSGSYPYYAWGSHMPVWKALAMLATFKQVLPVPQVWLTVFLAIGVLTLTALRRMRWLVLSALGLSALFVLVACFGGEHWVISLSRPWWNDRFRLMALASIPLCLLAAHGMSETQRWLAKLASGRAWVRARPWLTGRVGLATAVLLVVAMGVLTGGFYRAANAKTVSLLYYNGLPGEVVPPVSQDEIDAMDHLGALGIPADQKVLNDRLDGTAWMYALTGVHPVAGHYDAGVAPPDALYLAKHFVDYDSDSEVRAAVRRLNIHYVLVGSGTIRRDTPIAWGLQHLDGHDFLQVVYRNPGAVIYRIVK, from the coding sequence GTGCCTGCACCCGAGGACTTCTGGAGCTACTTCGGCGCGGTGGCCACCTACCTGGCCGTGCTGGCGGTCCCCGGCGGGGTCGTCGGGTGGGCCGCCGGCCTGCGCGGCTGGGCCCTGGCCGGCCTCGCGCCGCTGCTCAGCTACGCCATCACCGGTCTCGCCGGGCCCTGGCTCGCCATCGCGCACGTCCCGTACGGCCCGCTCAGCGTGGCCGCGGTCACCCTGCTGCTCGCCGCCGTGCTCCACGGCCTGCGCCGCCTGGCCACCGTCCGCGGCCGGCTCACGCCGGACGCCGGAGGACCGCCGTGGACGCGGCGGGCGCACCTGGCCGTCGCGGCCTGCGTCACCACCGCCGTCGCGGTGTCGATCGTCGTGGTCGTCTCCGGCCGCGGCGGGACGACCGCGGTGTTCCAGCGCTGGGACACCGTGTTCCACGCGAACGGCATCCGCTACATCGCCGAGACCGGCGACGGCTCGCTGACCGGCATGGGCACCATCAACTGGTACCCGGACGGCTCCTTCTACCCGAACGCCTACCACCTGGCCGGTGCCCTGGTCTACCAGCTGTCCGGGACGTCGATCCCGGTCACGCTGAACGCGGTCACGATGCCCATCGCCGGGCTGTTCGCCCTCGCCATGGCCGCACTGGTCCGCCAGCTCGGCGGCCGCGCGGTGTTCGCGGGCAGTGCCGCGCTCGTCGCCGGCGGGGCGACGACCGGGGCGTACGAGTCGGTGTCGAGCGGCCTGCTGCCGTTCGCGCTCGGCATCGTCCTGACGCCGCTGGCGGTGGTCGCGCTGCAGCGGTTCCTCGCGCGGCCGGGCGTCGACACCGGCGCGGTGCTCGCGCTGAGCGCGACCGGCCTGCTCGCCGCGCACTCGAGCGCGCTGTTCGGGGCGCTGCTGTTCGCTTTCCCGTTGGTGGTGCAGCGCTGGTACCGGGTGGTGCGCGGCCGCCGCGTCGACGGCGCCGGAGAGGGCACGCGGGCCTGGCGGGTCGTCGGCGGCGACGTCCTGCGGATGCTGCCGGTCATGGTCTTCGCCGGGCTGCTGTCCGCGCCGATGATCCTCGGCGCGATCGGCTTCACGTCCGGCTCGTACCCGTACTACGCCTGGGGCTCGCACATGCCGGTGTGGAAGGCACTGGCCATGCTGGCGACGTTCAAGCAGGTGCTGCCGGTGCCGCAGGTCTGGCTGACGGTGTTCCTGGCGATCGGCGTGCTCACCCTCACCGCGCTGCGGCGGATGCGCTGGCTGGTGCTCTCGGCGCTCGGGCTGTCCGCGCTGTTCGTGCTCGTGGCGTGCTTCGGCGGCGAACACTGGGTGATCAGCCTCTCGCGGCCCTGGTGGAACGACCGGTTCCGGCTGATGGCGCTGGCGTCGATCCCGCTGTGCCTGCTCGCCGCGCACGGCATGAGCGAGACCCAGCGGTGGCTGGCGAAGCTGGCGAGCGGGCGCGCGTGGGTGCGCGCGCGGCCGTGGCTGACCGGCCGGGTCGGGCTGGCGACGGCGGTGCTGCTGGTGGTCGCGATGGGCGTGCTGACCGGAGGGTTCTACCGCGCGGCCAACGCCAAGACGGTGTCGCTGCTGTACTACAACGGCCTGCCCGGCGAGGTGGTCCCGCCGGTCAGCCAGGACGAGATCGACGCGATGGACCACCTCGGCGCGCTCGGCATCCCGGCCGACCAGAAGGTGCTCAACGACCGGCTCGACGGCACGGCCTGGATGTACGCACTGACCGGGGTGCACCCGGTGGCCGGCCACTACGACGCCGGCGTCGCTCCCCCGGACGCGCTCTACCTGGCCAAGCACTTCGTGGACTACGACAGCGATTCCGAGGTGCGCGCGGCCGTGCGGCGGCTGAACATCCACTACGTGCTGGTGGGCAGCGGCACCATCCGCCGGGACACACCCATCGCGTGGGGCCTGCAGCACCTGGACGGGCACGACTTCCTGCAGGTCGTCTACCGGAACCCGGGCGCGGTCATCTACCGGATCGTCAAGTAG
- a CDS encoding LLM class flavin-dependent oxidoreductase gives MRVGIVILPEDRWWAAEPKWRAAEEYGFDHAWTYDHLGWKNLVDGPWFSAIPTLTAAAMVTSRIRLGTFVASPVARHPVPFMRELNTLDDVSDGRFVLGVGAGVDHHHYDGAVLGAPELTAKQRVDRFTEFVEALDGLLMTDKFGFDGEYYRAREARNLPGPVQRPRLPFVVAANGPRTMTLAARFGAGWVTTGKGGDTADEWWAGIKQLTEIFDRRLDEAGRDRASIQRHLSLDSSPVFSLTSVEAFRDAVGRARELGFTDVISHWPRSSSPYEGREAVLEQVAADVLPELH, from the coding sequence GTGCGAGTTGGCATCGTGATTCTCCCTGAAGATCGTTGGTGGGCCGCCGAGCCGAAGTGGCGCGCCGCCGAGGAGTACGGCTTCGACCACGCTTGGACCTACGACCACCTGGGCTGGAAGAACCTGGTCGATGGCCCGTGGTTCTCCGCGATCCCGACCCTGACCGCGGCGGCGATGGTCACGTCCCGCATCCGGCTGGGCACGTTCGTGGCCTCGCCAGTCGCCCGGCACCCCGTGCCCTTCATGCGCGAGCTGAACACCCTCGACGACGTCTCGGACGGCCGGTTCGTCCTCGGCGTCGGCGCGGGCGTCGACCACCACCACTACGACGGCGCGGTGCTCGGCGCCCCGGAGCTGACGGCCAAGCAGCGCGTCGACCGCTTCACCGAGTTCGTCGAGGCCCTCGACGGGCTGCTGATGACCGACAAGTTCGGCTTCGACGGCGAGTACTACCGGGCCCGCGAGGCCCGCAACCTGCCCGGCCCGGTCCAGCGGCCGCGGCTGCCGTTCGTCGTCGCGGCGAACGGCCCGCGCACGATGACCCTCGCCGCGCGGTTCGGCGCGGGCTGGGTCACGACCGGCAAGGGCGGCGACACCGCCGACGAGTGGTGGGCCGGCATCAAGCAGCTCACCGAGATCTTCGACCGGCGGCTGGACGAGGCGGGCCGCGACCGCGCGAGCATCCAGCGGCACCTCAGCCTGGACTCGTCACCGGTGTTTTCGCTGACCAGCGTGGAGGCGTTCCGCGACGCCGTCGGCCGGGCGCGGGAGCTGGGCTTCACCGACGTCATCTCGCACTGGCCGCGGTCGTCGTCGCCCTACGAAGGCCGGGAAGCCGTCCTGGAGCAGGTCGCGGCCGACGTCCTGCCGGAGCTGCACTAG
- a CDS encoding HAD family hydrolase: MIASDVDGTLLGPSESLTGRTIAAVRRAIEAGVPFVLATGRPPRWIAPVAGPLGLTGYAVCANGAVLYDCGREEVVAVHGLLRPELLHDIAHALDKALPGCRLAAERVSTGADHEMRNFVIEPDYHNPWGDGEGRTAPRAEVLGHPAIKLLVSHRGMSSEEMADGVTALFDRDVDVTYSSSGGLVELSAHGITKATGLADVAERLGVGPERVIAFGDMPNDVEMLRWAGHGVAMENGHPQARSVADEITGPAGEDGVAQVLERWF, encoded by the coding sequence TTGATCGCGTCCGACGTCGACGGCACCCTGCTCGGCCCCTCCGAATCCCTCACCGGCCGCACGATCGCGGCCGTCCGCCGGGCGATCGAGGCGGGTGTGCCGTTCGTGCTGGCCACCGGCCGTCCGCCGCGCTGGATCGCGCCCGTGGCGGGGCCACTCGGGCTGACCGGGTACGCGGTGTGCGCGAACGGCGCCGTCCTGTACGACTGCGGCCGCGAGGAGGTCGTCGCGGTGCACGGCCTGCTGCGGCCCGAACTGCTCCACGACATCGCGCACGCGCTGGACAAGGCCCTGCCCGGCTGCCGGCTGGCCGCCGAGCGGGTGAGCACCGGCGCCGACCACGAGATGCGCAACTTCGTGATCGAGCCGGACTACCACAACCCGTGGGGTGACGGCGAAGGCCGCACCGCCCCGCGCGCCGAGGTGCTCGGGCACCCGGCGATCAAGCTGCTGGTCAGCCACCGCGGGATGTCGTCGGAGGAGATGGCGGACGGGGTGACCGCGCTGTTCGACCGGGACGTCGACGTCACGTACTCGTCGTCGGGTGGCCTGGTCGAGCTGTCCGCGCACGGCATCACCAAGGCGACCGGGCTCGCCGACGTCGCCGAGCGGCTCGGCGTCGGGCCCGAGCGGGTGATCGCCTTCGGCGACATGCCCAACGACGTCGAGATGCTGCGCTGGGCGGGCCACGGCGTCGCGATGGAGAACGGGCACCCACAGGCGCGGTCCGTCGCCGACGAGATCACCGGCCCGGCCGGTGAGGACGGCGTGGCGCAGGTCCTGGAGCGCTGGTTCTAG